CACAACTCTGAAAACGAGGCCTTCAGGTGCCAGCAATCCTTGTCTCTCTCCATGGCTCCCTGGAGCAGATCCAGCCAAACCAGACTGCTGCAGGAGATTTGTAGCAAACTCCTTCAGGGCACAATGCTCTCAgtaagtatttgcagtgacaccaggcagtcttttaaaaacaggttaacAATTTGTTAATCACCTGGTCTACAGAATCTGAAAGTCCTTAGGTTATCATAGAGGAGCAAAGGTTAAGACAGAGTTCAGAGAGACTAAAGCCAGGGCTCCCTTGAACCAAGCTGctgtagaaaacatctttgcttcatttctctgtctctcccattGTCTTATTCCTAGGCCAGAACCTGTGTCTCTGAGCGTTCAGCTCATAACACAGCCACCTTATCTTATCTTAGTTCTCTGGACACAACTGTGCTATATTCACATGTTCAGCTGCCTCTACGACTAGATGTTAATTTTCCATCACTGGGGTTCCATTTGTCTATGTGTTGATCCATTCAAATGTGTTGATTCCCGCCCAGACAATCCAGCCACTATATGTTGCAAATACCTAGCTGGATCTTTCATGTCCTAGCAAGAAAATGAATTCTTTCCCCCCAATGTGTAGCAGTGCCAACGTGGTAGGTAGAGAGTCACAAAGAGCTCATAAAAACATTACAGAAAATGTCCACATTTATCACACCCTCCCCCTGTGGTGGGGGGATCAATGATAGCAAGGAGGGATCTCAGTCCATCACAATGTCAGGTTTCCACTTCTCCAACAGACACAAAGTCAACCAGTGAAGTCCTAGGCCTCATTTACCTGGGAATTGGCCCTTTTAGCATTTATCCATGCTGGACACTAGCTGCAACTTGCAATGAGCTAAACAGTCATCATAAACTTCCTATTATTACACTTTCAAGTCCTGTTCCTTTCAATGCTACTTTGTCTCCATGATACTGCAAAGAaagtgaaaaaacaaagaaacaaacaaaaacagcagaCCGTGGCCAGTTTGGGCCAATGggaaaaattccatcctgaccccaaaACAGCAATAGGTCAGATCTGCAGCATTGAAAAACTGCAAGTAaggagaggaagggcagggcagcTTGAAAAGCTAAGGAGGAGTTTAAAAATGTGCCATGGAAGGGAACTTGAGAAACAATCAGCCCGCCCACCTCCCAAGCCTAGCCAATGGGAAGCAGAGGATCTGAGAGGAGGAGAGGTACAGCGTCACCAAGCATGCATTCTGCGGGTGTGACTTTGTCGCCTTCTCTATCCACTAGACAgtcctctttttttctcctctattCATCAACAATACAGCATGTTGTTTGGTGGTTACAATGGaacagaaaagaataaaaattaaatcaaTGCTTCCTGGAGAAGTTTGCAGGCTAGAATGAGATATAATTGGTATGGATCCATAActttgagagagagaatacaaCAAACTCCTGAAGGCAGCGACTAACTGTTAATGAAAATGCTTGTTTGGGAATCCTAAGACTTTTTCTACAGTCTGTAGTGTTTAGCACCTGCTTGAGAAATGCCCTCTATAAATAATCAGTTTCTGTTTCAGACAGAATTTACATTGAAAATTACTTCCATCCAGCTGGACGGTCCTTCTAGAAACTTGAATCTGCAGTTGCTATTCAAATGAGCAGCCAGAGTCCCTTGAGAGGCCTCAGGTGAAATCCCTATTATTTAATATACTCTTTTTAAGAAGAACCTTGATATTTAGCTGCTGTTGCTGGCCACACTTACTACTGTTTGTACAAAGTGAGAAGTGGAAACATTCTTCCTCCTTAGCTTGTCCTTACTCTTTAACCATTTCTGTGGCTTCCTAGTTCACTAATTACTGACCCCGATGGCTCAACATTGCTTCAAAAATGAGTATTTTGACAGCTTGCTGCAATCTTGTATACCCTGTCACCTTCGATGTTCCAGTAAGCCACCTTTTTCATGTCAGAGCTATTGTAATGAGAGTAAGTACCAATTCTGTAACATTATTTGTTTGTGCTGTGCATTTTCACATTTGTACTTTGCATTGATTCTAAACATAAAACATGAAGAATGACACTAAAGTTTACGAGACCAAGTATAAAATCTGTACAAGATTGAAGACCTAAACACAGTATTCTATATATCAGATGAACTATGTTAGGAAAAGTAAATGTTTCAAGCTACCTAGCTGTCACTCACCAGAAAAAGAAATTATTCCTTAGAGATGTGAGAGGCTTATAGATTAGGCCATGTATTTATTAATTGcttgttgtttttaatgtacaTAATATGTctcctttattttaaaaggtactaCAGGTCAAATAAAAGTATCAGATGGAATTCTTTGGATCGGTTTGGGAATAGGAGTGATTTTAACATTCACAGTGTTCATATTAATGGTCTTGTTTAAAAGGAGGCACCCAAAACAATCAAAGGAAGAACTGAAAAACACAGGTACAAAATATGATTGTCAAGAAATACAAttctttgtaaaatattttcagattgtTGTGAATTTCCACTATGTTCTTTGAATTTATAATTTTTAGTCTAGCCTACATCACCAGATTCTGATAATTTTACTCATGTTGGAGAGTACATTATTCCACAAATAGACgcactaaagtcaatgagactaacTGTGGAAAAAAGTACTTTCCAACATGGGTAAGGATATCATATTATAGCCAATAGTAGTTAGGAGCTCTCTGGTCTTGGCTAGAGAATCACACTTGTTTTTTAATTCCAGTATATATTTTTAACTTGCTTATCCTATTTTGCATTGGAAAATTGCTATAAACTCTTAACAGAATTTCTTTATCAAGGCCCAGTCCTTCCTGTCATTGAAGTCAAAAGGAATTTTACTTGGCGGGAGAATAAAGATGGAAGATTAGCCTTGCAGCTTGTAAAGTGTAAATTGACTTGATTCAACCCTGTAGCCTCTCAAAgccatatatatattttccctaTGGCAGCAAAGAATTAAATTACTTTTTGACCTTTTCATATCCATAGATATTTACAGCAAAGATGCTtctgttaattttatatatatatatgatagtAAATATATAATAGATTCCGTAGATGCCCATCCTAAATTTGAGAGCGGGGGCACGTTCAGTAGATTCTATGACTTGACTTTACTGACTGAGATAGCATGCCACGtgaactaaaatattttttcatatctTCACAGAGTCTGCAGTGGAGCTGAATGTTATACTCAAGGCTGATACTGAGACCAGTGTGAATGCAGATATAATTGGAGATTCTCTCCAAAGTGAAGCATCGCTGACGTATTCAGTGGAGGAATGCCCTTGCGGGGACTGTGGCTTGGTGAAACTCCAAACTGGCTTTGATACTTCATTCCCATTACCAGCCACAGAGGAAGGAGCTACTGTTCTGGTTACCACAAAGACTTCTGAATATTGCAGCTATATTCCAGATGCTATAATGACTCTGTGATAGGGAGATTGATTATTATGTAGTAAAAAATGCTTCAATCAGCTCATCCAGTATAGGTATACTCATAAATCTTATTATTTGCTGTCAGTAGAGAAGGATAGTACATGTGGTTTCTTTATAGTTCTTACATTTAACTTTCATTGGTATTATATTATTTCTAATTTTAGTCTCTCTTGGGAGCTATTTACTGGAACTTATAAGCTATAAGAACCTCTATTCAGGGAAAACTTTTCTGCACTATCATTAAAGACTATATTTACTAGTCAAAAGGTTGGATGTGCATAAATGCCATCAATAAGCAAGCTCAAATGTATATTTAATAACCATGTAACAGAAATAAATCTTGTACCAAAATGTTTTTGTACCAAAATGTAGTACTAAGAggtgcaaaagaaaaggaggggagaaaaaaaggtgTGTAGCATCATTTTGGTACCACTTTAGAGATCCAGGTTCTGAGACTTTGGGGCCCAATGAAAATGGGAATGCTTGCAAAGGAAGTGCTCCAGTATTGGATATATTTATGGAATATGTAATTATACCCAGTTAAGATACCTCACAACTGCTATACTGGAAGAAGAGATGGTATTGCAAAGCCTCTAATTGCCAATCTGGTTTCTGATAGTAGAGGAGGGCTTTCTTATATGgatcaaacattttcaaaaaatatttagcAGGGATTTACTCGTAGTGTCAACTAGCTACATGCAAAAAATTCAATCTAAAGTTAGGCATGCGTACGCACCTAAATAAGTGTTCTGGTTTTCATAGCTGCTGAGCACTtgcagttcccattgaagtcaatgaaggctGTTGGTGCTCAGCAATAATCACCTTTGTACTACTAGAGCACcatccatccaaggatctcagtgTGAAGGAACAATCATGAGTGAATTAagactcataacacaagaataaCCCACATCTTtaagatggggaaattgaggaacTGAAAGGAAAAAAGATTACAAAACTTGCTGAACATCACACTCTGCACCTCTGACACACAGGCCACATATTTAGGCGTCTAAttatggatttagatgcctaactctggCTACAcaagtctgaaaat
The Eretmochelys imbricata isolate rEreImb1 chromosome 10, rEreImb1.hap1, whole genome shotgun sequence genome window above contains:
- the TNFRSF17 gene encoding tumor necrosis factor receptor superfamily member 17, whose amino-acid sequence is MAQHCFKNEYFDSLLQSCIPCHLRCSSKPPFSCQSYCNESTTGQIKVSDGILWIGLGIGVILTFTVFILMVLFKRRHPKQSKEELKNTESAVELNVILKADTETSVNADIIGDSLQSEASLTYSVEECPCGDCGLVKLQTGFDTSFPLPATEEGATVLVTTKTSEYCSYIPDAIMTL